The Paenibacillus polymyxa M1 DNA segment CTTTTCGTAGATCATAACATGGGTATGTTTAATTAATGATTTTACTAGGCTATATAATGAGCAGAAGAAAAGCACCTATATAGGTGCTTTTCAAACAGAAAGCAATTCTCAACGATCAAAATCCCTCTTAATATTCAAGCTATAACCAAGTCCTTTACCGTTACCACCCCAAGCCCCATCATGACCTATGACTTTAAAATAGATCACATCCCCAGGGAGCAGGCCACTAGTGCCACAGACATCATTCTTCCCTTGTCCATTGTCTTGAGCTTCAAGCACCTCTTCTTCACCTTTATCAGGATAGTAAGCAACTATATCATAATTGATATATTGTTGACTTTTTAAAGTGGCAATTGCCGTCATTTCTTTGCTTCTCGAAGTATTTACTACTTTAAACCAATCTACATCATTTTTGTCCAGATATGATCCAAAATTAAAGTTACTACTTTGTACATTTAAGGCTGTTTCTCTAGTGTCATTCTGACCAGATATTGCGAAAGCACTTTGCGACAATGTCAATGTCAATGTCGCAGCAAAAAGGACTGATAATACCTTTCTTATTTTCATGTTTATTCCACCTTTCGTCATTATAAAGAATCAGCCGATTCGATTCTATTTTATTACATATCATATTAAGATTTGAGACGCGCTTGATTTACAATTATTGATATTTTGTAGATTATTTATTATTATTTGCTTCCCATTTTTAGTCTATAAACTGCATCAAAATCTGACGGTCTCCATTCATAATTAACATTCCCTTCTTTCCAGGTTGTATGAAGTATGAGTTTTCTTTCCTGGCCAGAGGCATTTTGCTTATAACCAACAATAACTAGAGCATGTCCGCCTTCTATTGATCTTCTATCATCTTGGTATCTTTTCATTGTTAGCCAAAGAGGTCTACCTGCATTAATTTCCTCTGTTATCAGATTCCAAGCTTTTTCTTGTGCAGAGTTTGTGGCAAAACCATAGCCCCCAAATGAATATATGTACCCTACATCATCTAAATATCTAGCAAAGGCATTTACTGCTCGTACGAAGGGCACGCCGCCATCTTTGTCAGGATGGAAATATTTATCTGCCAAAATATCTTGTAGTTCATCATCTGATACGCCACGGTCAATTAATAATGGATATCCATGACTCTCCCAATACTTGATAATCATAGCTGCCGATGATATGGTACATCCTCTTCCCCAATCGAAGTCGGGCACGTCTGAAATTCTTTTCAGTCCAATAATACTTGGGGTAATAACTTGAGTAATATCTGGAGTAGTAGATTGAGTGGAATAAGTAGAGTCCGTAACAGTGGTTACCTGATCAGCAAAGGCAGCGTTTTCAGGAAGTAAACCTACAACAACAGAACCAAGCAAAGCGGGAATCATAATTTTTTTAAGCATTTTGATCCTCCATTTTTTTGGTATTATATTCAATACATTTCCATAATATAGAACATTTCGCGATTCAACTGTGATTGATTTCACACAACACTATAATCTATTTACATCTAACCTAAATTCAAACTGATCAATGAAAAAAGCTCTGCCAACCAATCAAGGTTAGCTGAGCTTTTGCTATTTAACGAAAAATTCAACTTTCGTTCCATCTTTATATTCATCCAATTTGTGACCTACCCACGATCCAGCTCCACGATTATCCTTTGGACTTATGTACTTAATGTCTGCACCCTTTCCACCTTCGGAACACATTGCCATAGGCCATCCATCTCGATCCTTACCCTTCTTGGTGGGTACACCCTTTAGGGACAGCTCGCGATTATGGTCGGCTCCTTCACGGTCAATTGTGCATACTGGTGATTTTCCCGCCTGAATGGCTTCCTTGATGTGCTGGGCCGTTTCTGGGTACTTGGCTGACGGAAACTCCAGCTTGACCGTATCGGCAGATACCTGCGTTACCGGAACGGATACAGGGTCGCTCTTAGTGGTCTTTACAACGTCTTGTTGTAGGCTGCAGCCAGCTAATAGGATTGTAATTAGTACGGTAAATATCCACCTAAACATATGTAAACCTCCCTAAACGTAAAACACCCCACCGGCTTGAGCCAGCAGAGTGCTACCGATGCTTTCGGATTATAAGATAAGTATAATTGTTTTGGGTGATTTTGTAAATGCAATATGTATGGTTCATACTGAAAGCCTCTGCAAATATTATATGTAAACAAGTGTTCGTTGTCCAAGGCAAAAAAAGAGCAGTTAGAGTTCTATTCCTCCTGCCCTTTTCTGTTTTCGATCTGGTGCATTTCAATTACTCTTGATCCTTTGGATACTTTATTAGGGTGGCTATAGCCACCTTCAAGGCTCAAGCTCCAATTGAATTGAGCTATTTAGCACGGGGCTGAATGAATGCTGCTAAAAATGTGGATGCGACTCCAAGCTGAAGCCCAAGCATCCGGAACGCGGCAGCTCTCTCCGATTCGAACGAGATCCACGCAGCGCTATAGCGCCCACTGGCGTCACATAGGCGTTGTTGACAAAAATCTACAACTCTATTTAATAGAAAGATGAGGTTACAATGATATGGAAAATATAACCTATATGTTCCATCAATAGTTTACTTCATCCTTATATTTAAGGATTTAGTATAAAAATAATTTGGAAGAGGTGCGTATTAAAATGAGTAAAAAACTGTCGTCTCTATTTTTATCCTTTCTAATTTCAGTGATATTAGTTGTCCCGGTATCTGCCCAAAGCGTCACCCCTACTCAAGATCAGTCCTCATCAGTCGAAAATTCTATTCAAGCTCAGCCCTTATCAGTCGAACCATCTTCTTCACAATTAGCTCCTGATTCCTCAAATTCCAATGAAAGTATCCAATCAATAATAGCGCCTGTGTGGGTAACCAAATCGTTTAATGTAACTAAGAATGGAAGAACAGTAACGGTGGAGTGGGGTATTGCAACGGACTCAATTATAAGAGAAGTCAATGCTTCTTTTAAAACGGGAGCCGGTTGGACGGAAGCTACCAGTTTTAAAGGGCCGAATACTGGGGGAGTAACTCTCAGTCAAACATGGGAATACAGTCAACCAGGGACTTACACAGTCGGCGGAGTTGCTCAACTTTATACAGATAAAGGACCTGCATCTTGCTTTTCGCCTCCAAGAGTAGTAGTTATTAATTAAAGAGTATTTCTACACTTGAGAGGTGAGGAATTGAAAGTTATCGAATTAGCAATTGTATTAAATGATAAAGAGGGCTACTACGCTGAAAATTTCGACCTGGTTGCCCTGCCTTTTGTCCCAAGAAAAGGAGAAATGATTTTATGGAATAATAAACTTTATCGTGTGCTAGATGTTATGTATAGTTTTGATACAAACCCGTACGACTATAATTTTGATGCTAGCCCAAGCACTCAAAGCTCGGTAGCTCATGATATAACCTATAAAGTTTTTTTGAAACCTGAAGATTAAACAGACATTAAATAAAGTATTTTCTTAGCCTAAGCACTAAGAAAATACTTTATTTGTTTTTAGCAATAGCACCCCCTATAAAACAGAAAAACACCCCACCAGCGTATGCCAGCAGGGTATCACCGATGCTTTCGGATTGAAGAGCGTTGTTTTCTTACGTGTGAAATTGTTTATAAACGAAAATAAGAGTTATTAGATACAATATTAGTATTTAATTCTAATCGTTACTGTTTCCACTTCACCACCAAATCTATCAACAGTCGATATCTCACCAGCATATGCTCCATCTCCAACAGAAATATTTTCTGGGTCTGGATATATTTTAATAAGCCCTCTTGGGGATACTGTAAAATCATTTGATTTTCCACTCCCCATGTAGTACCAATAACCTGGACCATATCCTAATTGATAAGTCTCATTCGGATGAAGAGTAACTGTATACCTAAGCGGTTTTGCATCAGCAACTGATGTAAAAGAAGAGAAGCTTGATACAGATAAACCAGTTGTTATAAGCACTCCTAAAAATAATGAAATAAACATTTTCTTCATAATAAGTCCCCTTTTCTCAGATATAGGCTTACTATAATTTACCACAGATGAATTTGTCAAGAATTTTCTGGAAAATAAATTTAAGGCTTCATAAATAAAAGACACCCCACCAACTTGAGTCAGTAAAGTGCCCCTATGGGTTTAAATTGCACAATGGTGCTTCCTTATGTGTTGTTATCAGTATAATTCGTATGGTCTATATTGTGAATATATATAGAAAAAATTTCCTAGGCCTGATAGACTATATCAAAAACATTGTAATCTATGGATATTAAAAAGGTTGATTATTTGAGAAAGGAACTGCAAATATGAACGGTTTATCACTTACTACAATAGTTGGAATTTTTGGTGCTGTTGTTGGAGGAGCTTTAGGTATTTATTTCAGTTCGTATACTGATGTAGTATGGCTAAGTTACATTATAAGATTGTCACTCGCTGCCCTGTTCGGCTCTCTTTTTTCTTTTCTTGGTTGGTACCTAAACAAAGAGGGTCTTTTAGTTAACATATTTCAACTTATAAATTTATTAGTAGGACTATTATTATTCTATTTATTATTTTGTGTAGTTTCTTTTATTGTGTTGTCTTTTACACCTTTCTCTAAAGAACTTATAAATATTTATGGAACCTATATTCCAATTCCCTTGTCCTTTTTAGCAATAATAATATATATAAAAAAGAAAAAAATTAGCTTCAAAAAATCGTATGATACAACAGAAGACGATATATATTATTAAAAAAGCTACCCTACCAGCAAAAGCGGTAGGGTATTTGCTTTACCTTACTCCGTAGTTACAGGCATTTGAACAGCTTCTAACGGCGCTGAAATAGGTCCAGGTTCAGATTGCACCTGAGCAGGAACAGTATTGGCTACCTCTGCTGTAGCTTGAGCCAAAAAATCATTAAGCTTTGCAGCCAGACCAGATACAGCTTCCTTAGCTGCGGCCTGTGCTGCCTTCTCGTTCGGCTGTGCTTCAGTAGCCAGTATCGCTTTTGTTCTGGCCTTATACTCCAGATATGCTTTCTCAATCGCTGCTTGAAGCTCCGTAGGCGATACCACAATGCCCTGTTCTGTAAGTCTCAAGGATGCATATTGCAAAGCCTCTTGCATCTTGCGAATCCCGCCAGCATCTTTAAACGTAGTCTGAGCAAGTGCAAAAGCCTCCCCTGCTACTTTATGGATTACCTCTCGCTGTGCCGCTGTTGTACGTGCGTCTAACCACACGTTAACCTTAGTCTTGAGTTTGTTCAGACCTCCTAAAACAAACGCTGTAAGCACACCCGCAGTGGCTGTGACAATGGTATTTACGTAAGGTTGTACAGTTTCGATAATTGTTTGCATGATTATTTATCCCCTTTCGTTTCAAAAATCCCTGCTCGATCAAGCATCGTGACCATGCGGTAAAAGTCATAAGATCCATCATTAGCTGTATCTAGAACACCTACGGCCTTGGCGTTGATGCAGGCTTGTTCAGCCCACGTGGGTACTTTGGGCTGTTTGGCCGCTGTCTCCAGTGTCTTGATGCGGTCAGCCTGCGCCTGCACTGTTTTTTGTAGTTCCTTCAACGTTGCTTTTTCTTCTAGTGTCATGGGTTCATCATCTCCTGTTTTGTTAATCCTGGATAAAACTGAATCAATCTGTGCCTTCGTAGGCCGCTTACCTGCTCGATACTGTGCTGTGCTCAGGCCAAATACTATTTGTAGATGCGGCAAGTCGGTGAACGTTTTCCAATCGCCTCCCCACTCAAAGCCCAGCTCCTTAGCAATAGCCACAACCTGCATCCAGTCCGCTTTATGGTCTGCATTACCATCTCTTTGAGTATCCCAGCTTACAGACCGTCCGTCAGGCAGCAGTAAGGAAAAATCAATAGCCACACCAAAATTGTGATAGCTGGTCCCGCCTTTGGCGTTTGTTACTTTTGGTCCCGGCTTGGTCCGTCCCTGTGCGTAAAGCTCATTTTGCTCCGCTATGGTCCGTAGCCCCTGTGTGATTACGATAGGTATACCTAAAGCAAAGGAACGCTCTATAAGGCACTCCGCGGCTGTGCGGACGACAGGTAAAAGTCCCTGTAAACGCGTTGCAGATTTACTCTTTACCAACTCCAGTGTTATTGTCACTACCGTTTCCCCCTTTTCCTTTCAATACCTCAACCGCTTGTCGGATCACTGGTGGAATTGGCGCTCCAAGCCTGCCCCCGTTTTCCAGAATCGAAAGCAGCTCATTTGCCATATAAAAATAGGCGACCGCATCCCGGAATAGGTGCGAATCGCCTAAAACTCCATCAATCAGATGGGATACTGCTACCATTGCAAAAATAAATACCTTTCGAGCGATACCGATAAGACCAATCTTACTTTTCAAACCGGGTCCGGTTCCCTTCTTACCTTCAGCACCAGCAGCAAATAATCCGGTCACATAATCAATAATGACCAGAGCAAGTAACACCCCCAATACTCCCGACCACCCACCGTAAAAATACGTCACAGCGCTACTTCCTAAAGCAGTGCTGAACTTAAAAACCTCCCACTTATCCACCTTGCTTCCCCCGTCTCTCCGTTCAGGAAACTTTTCCTGAGCTATCATCGTCTACTTTCTGTTCCTTTTCTTCCTGGGCCTGTATCTCTGCTAATGCATTTCCTACTGCCATATCCAAACCTTTAAGTATTTCCTTCCGGCGCGCTGGTTGCGAAGCAATAACAGCAGAAATGACCTCGGTCAATTCTTCAATCGGCCTCGTTAAATCCAATTGTATATCCAATGCGGATTTTATCTTTGCCATGGTTTCGTCCCCCCCTCAAGACGCAAAATAAGCCCCTGATTTATCAGAGGCTTTCATACTTATATCTTAAATTGCTTCTATTGCTGTAGTGCTACGGATTTATCCGCAAGCATACTGTCAATTTCATTAATGTATTCTGTTTGCATTAAGGTGCAATTGGTGGTAGCCTTCTTTCGCTTTGTCTAATATAAGCAAGGCTGTACCGACCGTGCAGCTTTGCTCACCCAAATAGCTGAGTATATGTTTACACAATCTGCCTTTATAAAGAGTAAAAGCCTATCCCAAAATTAGGACAGGCTTTTCTATATCTCTATTTTATTTTACGTATAGTACTGTGACACTACGGATTTTAATTTCAGTGAAGCTATAGCTTTATTTATTTCTTCTAGTTCAGTCTTATATTTAGCTATATTAGTTTCAGCTTCTTGTAATACTTCTTCCGTACCTTTTGTCTCGGAATCCAGATTGTCCAACATCTTCTTATTCCCTGAGTATTCTTCTCTAAGTTTGTTGTATTTTTCAAGAGATTTTTGTAGGTTCTCTTTATCTTTTTCAGTATCACTTACAAATTTTTCGAGTTCTGATTTTCTCTCTTCCAATTTGGAAACAGGCCATCCCTGGTATTTACCTGAATAAGTTTTCACTTCAGTATTTGTTTGTTTTGAAGAAGAATTATCCGACGATTCAATTTGAATTGTTTTACCATCCACTTTTAAACTCGCCCCTAAAGAGTCGGTGACAGCGCGAAGCGGAACATGTGCTTTTCCATCAACGACTATCGCGTTTTCAGACAGGGAATTACCATTAACCTTTACACTATACTCTCCTGCCACTGTCTGCCCAACCATAGATTTAATTTGATCCGCAAATGCGTTTCCAGTCGTAGCAAAAACCACACCGATCAACAGACCAATGAGCAAATATGACCATTTTTTCATCATTAGAACCTCCTATGTAGTATATATGTCCTAATATTACCATCGGTAGGAGGTGCAGTAAACATTATGTTGACGAGCTACTTGAACTTCCACCAGCGGGAATGTTAACTGTAGCCACAGTTTTTCCTCGGCTGAACAATTTTAGATTCCTGGAACCGGGGTCGAATGTTGCATTAACGATTAAACCATTAAACAAATCACCACGTATTTCAGCAATATCATTACGGAAATCTCTGAGAGTGTTATCAAGACCTTTAATGCTCTCTACTCCTAAAGCCAGTCCACTTATTGTAGCTTCTGAAAAATCTACAGGACCTTTTAAATAAGTGGCATCATCTATAGATCGGATAATAATAGGTCCCATGTTGCCTAAATGAAACCCTTCTCTATCTCCGTAGACGCTTCCTCTTGGCGAACCATCATCCATAAACAATAAGCCGCCACCATCATTATACTGACCTAATGAGACAGCTTCTCCGCCACGAGAATTATAAGCAGTAAGACCATTAGAATTTATTTCTATGCGCCTACCCTCTTTGGCTGTACGGAATAAGGCCCCTGTAATAATACCGCCTTCTATTTCATTGCCGATCAGTTTACTGCCACGTATTGTACTTGCATTAACTGTACTTGCCCTAATATCTGAAGCATTCATTTCTGAGTTATCAATTTGGCCCGTAAGCTTGATTGACCTGGCAACAACATTCCCCTGCATGTCTACCCGGAATGGCGCAATGGTATAGTCGTCATTCCCTGCACTGATTCCGTTCGTATTAATTTTGGTTACGTTATTGCCACTACCAATAACCAAGGATACAAAGTTTCCGAGCTGTCCGACAATCTGTTCAGCAACAACGCCACGTGCTGTAATTGCTGTTCTTGCTGTTTTACCTCCGTCCGTTGTTAAAACAACCCCGTTTGAAGTCATAATAACTTGGTTCTGAGCATTGGTCTTGTCCTGTAGGATTATGCCACGTTGATCGTACTTGATTTCCGTTTTGGAATTATCAATGTCGATCACGGCTTGCTTGGCAAAGGACTCAAATACTTCCGTTCGGATCTTCCCGTTACTGAACAGATTATTGATAATATTCTTGTTCCGCTCCAGGTCAGAAATGATATCTGCATAGTCCCGTAAATTGACATTTGATATGGTAGGCTCACTGTGTTTGTCTCGGCTATACGGATACTCTGTAAGCTCTGTGATTCGGGCTTTAAGTTTGTTCATGTCCATAGCCGGGTCAATGCACATTACATTGTCGCCCAAAGCTGGTTTAGGTTCAGTATTGTCTATTTTGAACAGGTCCGCCGTCGATACGGTTACCTCCAGCGTCACGTTTTCCTGTTCAGCAAGCCCCTTACGTGTGGCCTTTAGCAAGTCCTCCGGTTCCTCTATGTCCTGTTCAATGATTTCCCCATCGTAAAAAGGAACCGACTCGCTGGCCCAATACTGAGCATAAGGTGAAATCAAGTAGTTCACCGCCAGCTTTCCATGCACAATCGTTCCTGGTATGCCTGACAGCAAACTCCGCTCCTCTTCGGTCAGTTTGGACGCATCCATTCCGATAAAGGTACGTCCATCCTTCATCTGAGCGAACATGCGTGTGACCAAAGATTCACCCTTATCTTTAAAGCTGCTGGATACGATATTCTTTTTAAGTCGGTACTGTAATCCGCTGTCGGTTCCAATCTTCTTCCTCAGGTTAATAGTGAAGTTGTCCGGTTCAACCTCACACTCATACATTTGGATGATCTTGTTGAGAGCTTCCAAGCACGTCCCACGCCCGAAGTCTTTGACATCATGCAAATCGAATGTGTCGTGGATAACGAATTTGAATCTCCCGCCTGTAGCAGCTGTAATCAGATCCGTGAGTTGATTGAGATGAATTCCATATGCTTCTGCAATGTATGAAGCATATGGAAACTTGTAATCGTTAAGCTTGAACATGATGTGATTGCAATAGATATTTGCAGTCAGCTTTTTTCCCTCTCGTGATCGGCTACGAGACTGAATAACATAAAATTGGCCACGCTCATCCTGAACGTGGCCCTTGATTGCTATCTTTTCCCTATAGTCTTCGCTGGTCATCGGGACCATGAAGGTTAATTCATAGTCACTGTTAATCCTGCGCCGCCGCTGAATGTCATAAGAGTCTACTAGCGTTCCAACACGCCGCATATTCTTATCAAACACTTGCATAGTTGGAGTAGGCATAGTCCACCTCACTTAATATAAGAATTTATCTCGGTGTGTAATACGGAACAAAACTGTCCGGCCTGTCTCTGGATCTGTCCAGGTAAGATTGTTATTGCCGAGATTTAAGTCAAAGAAATCACCATTATACAAGTGAGAAACGTTCTGCCCATTGCGAGTGATCTTGAACTTACCTGAGTCAATCACAATAACTTCTCCCGGTCGGAACACATCTGTAAACTCAATGTAGTCGGTATGGAATTTTGACAGTTCCGCCGATATCCTTCCTTCCCCAGACATGGGTACTGCTTGCATCAGAATTTCTCGAACGTATTCTGCGTTAGTTATGCGTCCCTCGCCAGACATAGGAACGGCTTCCAAGGCATATTCACGGACAAAATCAGCCTGCGCCTGACCTTCCCCGGACAACTCCGCAGCGGCAGTCATATCCAAAACAAATTCCAAAATGTATTCCGTTACGGTATCAGGTTCGTCAACATTAAACGACATGAGATTAAACGCATTATCGTTTTCTGCTCCAGCTGTCTCCACCTTCCGTGAGTACATTTGCCCGGAACCAGAAAGAGATGCAGAAAGGTCAATAATGTTCCCTTCTACATCTCCTGTATTAAAACCAAGGCTATTAAATCCACCATTAAACATAGCGTCCTCCTATCAGGCAAGGAAAATTTTCCTTACTGGAAGTCCACGCCTGTAATGGTCTTGTATTCTTCCGGTGTGATTTCACCAAACCGATTGGTTTCCGTCTTCACAGCACCTTTGAGTTGTTCCGCAGTCACCCAACGTTGATTAAATGCAAGCGTCCAAAATCTCATGATCCACTCTCTCCCTTCAATGAAATAATTTCTAACCGCGCCGCTGCCAACTCCGCGCCCATATTGCTGAGTAATTCCTGCTGCTGCATCGACTGGAGTTTAATTTGTGCAAGCTCTTGCCCAAGAAGTTCATCACTGGTCGGTTGTGCAGAACCCTTTACAATCAGACCGCCATCTGGTGCAACTTCAATTTCCCGTTCTTCGATAGTTGCCCCTTCAGGTAAAGGATTCATGGTCTGTTCTTCGTACACAGCTTCTTTCGTGGTCTTTCCCTCGTCGTTATATTCCGCTGGTGACACCAAGACTTGCTGGAGCTTATAATCCCAAGGCCCGATGTTGATTACCTCGTCATTTAGCACTATACATTCTTTTATCATTTAACAGCCCTCCATCCCGTGTTTCCTGTTCCAGATTCTTTGATATACAGAGTCTCCCCTGCATATCCATCCAGCCTTCGATATAGCGATCCTACTGGAGCAGACACGGCTCCTTCAGGACTTCCGTTCCCACTGAAAAGATTTGCAGAGGAAGCTTTTAA contains these protein-coding regions:
- a CDS encoding C39 family peptidase; this translates as MLKKIMIPALLGSVVVGLLPENAAFADQVTTVTDSTYSTQSTTPDITQVITPSIIGLKRISDVPDFDWGRGCTISSAAMIIKYWESHGYPLLIDRGVSDDELQDILADKYFHPDKDGGVPFVRAVNAFARYLDDVGYIYSFGGYGFATNSAQEKAWNLITEEINAGRPLWLTMKRYQDDRRSIEGGHALVIVGYKQNASGQERKLILHTTWKEGNVNYEWRPSDFDAVYRLKMGSK
- a CDS encoding NucA/NucB deoxyribonuclease domain-containing protein, with the protein product MFRWIFTVLITILLAGCSLQQDVVKTTKSDPVSVPVTQVSADTVKLEFPSAKYPETAQHIKEAIQAGKSPVCTIDREGADHNRELSLKGVPTKKGKDRDGWPMAMCSEGGKGADIKYISPKDNRGAGSWVGHKLDEYKDGTKVEFFVK
- a CDS encoding phage holin, LLH family; the protein is MQTIIETVQPYVNTIVTATAGVLTAFVLGGLNKLKTKVNVWLDARTTAAQREVIHKVAGEAFALAQTTFKDAGGIRKMQEALQYASLRLTEQGIVVSPTELQAAIEKAYLEYKARTKAILATEAQPNEKAAQAAAKEAVSGLAAKLNDFLAQATAEVANTVPAQVQSEPGPISAPLEAVQMPVTTE
- a CDS encoding M15 family metallopeptidase; translated protein: MTITLELVKSKSATRLQGLLPVVRTAAECLIERSFALGIPIVITQGLRTIAEQNELYAQGRTKPGPKVTNAKGGTSYHNFGVAIDFSLLLPDGRSVSWDTQRDGNADHKADWMQVVAIAKELGFEWGGDWKTFTDLPHLQIVFGLSTAQYRAGKRPTKAQIDSVLSRINKTGDDEPMTLEEKATLKELQKTVQAQADRIKTLETAAKQPKVPTWAEQACINAKAVGVLDTANDGSYDFYRMVTMLDRAGIFETKGDK
- a CDS encoding phage holin family protein, which codes for MIAQEKFPERRDGGSKVDKWEVFKFSTALGSSAVTYFYGGWSGVLGVLLALVIIDYVTGLFAAGAEGKKGTGPGLKSKIGLIGIARKVFIFAMVAVSHLIDGVLGDSHLFRDAVAYFYMANELLSILENGGRLGAPIPPVIRQAVEVLKGKGGNGSDNNTGVGKE
- a CDS encoding 2',3'-cyclic-nucleotide 2'-phosphodiesterase produces the protein MKKWSYLLIGLLIGVVFATTGNAFADQIKSMVGQTVAGEYSVKVNGNSLSENAIVVDGKAHVPLRAVTDSLGASLKVDGKTIQIESSDNSSSKQTNTEVKTYSGKYQGWPVSKLEERKSELEKFVSDTEKDKENLQKSLEKYNKLREEYSGNKKMLDNLDSETKGTEEVLQEAETNIAKYKTELEEINKAIASLKLKSVVSQYYT
- a CDS encoding phage tail protein, with product MPTPTMQVFDKNMRRVGTLVDSYDIQRRRRINSDYELTFMVPMTSEDYREKIAIKGHVQDERGQFYVIQSRSRSREGKKLTANIYCNHIMFKLNDYKFPYASYIAEAYGIHLNQLTDLITAATGGRFKFVIHDTFDLHDVKDFGRGTCLEALNKIIQMYECEVEPDNFTINLRKKIGTDSGLQYRLKKNIVSSSFKDKGESLVTRMFAQMKDGRTFIGMDASKLTEEERSLLSGIPGTIVHGKLAVNYLISPYAQYWASESVPFYDGEIIEQDIEEPEDLLKATRKGLAEQENVTLEVTVSTADLFKIDNTEPKPALGDNVMCIDPAMDMNKLKARITELTEYPYSRDKHSEPTISNVNLRDYADIISDLERNKNIINNLFSNGKIRTEVFESFAKQAVIDIDNSKTEIKYDQRGIILQDKTNAQNQVIMTSNGVVLTTDGGKTARTAITARGVVAEQIVGQLGNFVSLVIGSGNNVTKINTNGISAGNDDYTIAPFRVDMQGNVVARSIKLTGQIDNSEMNASDIRASTVNASTIRGSKLIGNEIEGGIITGALFRTAKEGRRIEINSNGLTAYNSRGGEAVSLGQYNDGGGLLFMDDGSPRGSVYGDREGFHLGNMGPIIIRSIDDATYLKGPVDFSEATISGLALGVESIKGLDNTLRDFRNDIAEIRGDLFNGLIVNATFDPGSRNLKLFSRGKTVATVNIPAGGSSSSSST
- a CDS encoding phage distal tail protein, producing MFNGGFNSLGFNTGDVEGNIIDLSASLSGSGQMYSRKVETAGAENDNAFNLMSFNVDEPDTVTEYILEFVLDMTAAAELSGEGQAQADFVREYALEAVPMSGEGRITNAEYVREILMQAVPMSGEGRISAELSKFHTDYIEFTDVFRPGEVIVIDSGKFKITRNGQNVSHLYNGDFFDLNLGNNNLTWTDPETGRTVLFRITHRDKFLY
- a CDS encoding XkdX family protein is translated as MRFWTLAFNQRWVTAEQLKGAVKTETNRFGEITPEEYKTITGVDFQ
- a CDS encoding XkdW family protein; the encoded protein is MIKECIVLNDEVINIGPWDYKLQQVLVSPAEYNDEGKTTKEAVYEEQTMNPLPEGATIEEREIEVAPDGGLIVKGSAQPTSDELLGQELAQIKLQSMQQQELLSNMGAELAAARLEIISLKGESGS